A genome region from candidate division WWE3 bacterium includes the following:
- a CDS encoding class I SAM-dependent methyltransferase, which yields MELLCPTTWKDYELLDSGDGYRLERFGRFIVSRPDPTVIWSKSSLSLWEHVDAHFDETSRVWKLNSNLNNWTLTYQNLNFALKPTPFKHLGIFPEQAVNWEFIAKCLSTKKSGAKILNLFGYTGGASLVSASLGAEVTHVDASKPALTWLKENEILSNLPNAPIRLILDDALKFVSREVIRGVKYDGIIMDPPAFGHDPKGRTWKFATDFPELLKESAKLLSDKQLFIIVNSYAAGMPAVSLKNALDEITKNLQGQTEYGELGLKETSTGRLISTGVFSRWSAKS from the coding sequence ATGGAATTGCTATGCCCCACAACTTGGAAAGATTATGAACTACTGGACTCTGGTGATGGCTATCGTTTAGAACGCTTCGGTCGCTTCATTGTGTCACGACCAGACCCAACCGTGATCTGGTCTAAATCATCTTTAAGCCTTTGGGAGCACGTCGATGCTCATTTTGACGAAACCTCTCGCGTCTGGAAACTCAATTCTAACCTAAATAATTGGACGTTAACCTATCAGAATTTAAATTTTGCGCTTAAACCCACACCATTTAAGCATTTAGGAATTTTTCCGGAACAAGCGGTTAATTGGGAATTTATTGCTAAGTGCTTGTCGACCAAAAAGTCCGGCGCTAAGATCCTTAATCTTTTTGGTTATACCGGTGGGGCGAGTCTTGTCTCCGCTTCACTGGGAGCCGAAGTTACTCACGTTGATGCTTCTAAACCAGCGTTGACCTGGTTAAAGGAGAACGAAATCTTATCGAACTTACCAAACGCCCCAATCCGACTTATTCTCGATGACGCTTTAAAGTTCGTCAGTCGCGAAGTTATACGAGGCGTAAAGTACGATGGGATTATTATGGATCCACCGGCTTTTGGCCATGATCCTAAAGGCCGCACTTGGAAATTTGCCACTGATTTTCCAGAACTTCTAAAAGAATCAGCAAAATTACTTTCCGATAAACAATTATTTATAATCGTCAACTCTTACGCCGCCGGCATGCCGGCTGTTAGCCTAAAAAATGCTTTAGACGAGATCACTAAGAATCTCCAAGGACAAACCGAATACGGCGAGTTAGGACTAAAAGAGACTTCAACCGGCCGTCTAATTTCTACCGGTGTTTTTAGTCGTTGGTCTGCCAAATCATGA
- a CDS encoding undecaprenyl-diphosphate phosphatase, whose product MTILQTIIMAITEGLTEFLPISSTGHMILISDLLKIQQTAFVKDFEIFIQLGAILAVVVLYLPKFIKPSKDWVKIIVGFIPTAVIGLILYKIVKTYLLGNTLIVAVALLLGGIALLVLEWWFKSRQPVINSIDEVNYQKSATLGLFQAISIIPGVSRSAATISGGMILGMTRKLAVEFSFLLAVPTMIAASGLDLVKSGWHFSGREYLLLGIGFVVAFLTAMIAVKAFVKYVESHSFVTFAIYRIVLGVVVLLLVR is encoded by the coding sequence ATGACTATTCTCCAAACCATCATCATGGCGATTACCGAAGGCCTCACCGAATTTCTGCCGATCTCTTCGACAGGACATATGATTCTTATTTCAGATCTTCTTAAAATTCAACAAACCGCTTTTGTTAAAGACTTTGAAATTTTTATACAATTAGGCGCGATTTTAGCCGTCGTTGTCTTATACCTGCCTAAATTTATAAAACCATCTAAAGACTGGGTCAAAATAATTGTCGGTTTTATTCCGACCGCCGTGATCGGGTTAATTTTATATAAAATCGTCAAAACGTATTTGCTGGGCAACACATTGATCGTCGCCGTAGCTTTGTTACTTGGTGGTATTGCTTTATTAGTCCTTGAGTGGTGGTTTAAGTCTCGTCAACCGGTAATTAATAGTATTGACGAAGTTAATTATCAAAAATCGGCAACTTTAGGCCTATTTCAAGCTATCTCCATTATTCCTGGCGTTTCCAGATCTGCGGCCACGATTAGCGGAGGAATGATTTTAGGGATGACCCGAAAATTAGCCGTTGAGTTCTCGTTTCTGCTGGCGGTGCCGACAATGATCGCCGCCTCCGGTCTTGACCTGGTTAAATCAGGCTGGCATTTTAGTGGTCGTGAATATTTGTTATTAGGGATAGGGTTTGTGGTTGCTTTTTTGACCGCAATGATCGCCGTCAAAGCTTTCGTAAAGTACGTCGAGAGTCATTCGTTCGTTACATTCGCTATTTACAGAATCGTGTTGGGAGTGGTTGTTTTGTTGTTAGTTCGTTGA